The following DNA comes from Nicotiana sylvestris chromosome 10, ASM39365v2, whole genome shotgun sequence.
GCGGCCGGGGACTTGGCTGATCTGTGGGTCCCAGAAGTTCTGAGCATTGTGCCGATCAAATGTCCAGAAACCATAAGGACGCAGCGGATAACTCCACATCTCTCTAGTCTTGCTGCACCTCTCCTTTGTTGCGTAAACGTGTTCCCGAAACTTGCGATCTCTCTCCTTCGGATCCTCCATTAATCTCAATATCAAGTTCTCCGCAAATTCCATTATGAATCCCATTTTTATCCTGAGAATTATGCCAGCAAAAACAAAATTTGCGTCTAATTAATTccaaagaggaaaaagaaaaccCTAGGTAATTCAACTTAGAAATCTGAGATTCGTAACTCCATTTTAGGGGATCGAATTTTAGTACAAGTGAAACATGTGGAAGATACGAACTTACCTTTGCTGGTCGTTGATTGAGAGGATTTGCGAATGTGATTTGGAAATGAATGCTGCTGCCTGCTGCAGTCAATCGGAGCAAAGGACTAAAACTGTATCGGGTCAATGGGCTAACAAGGCTCGGCAACCATTTTGTTTCGGGTTTTTTCCACTTTTAACGCCGCAGAAATTATTTACGTCGATAGtccaaaaaatgtataaaaattataatttttttgtatattatatactatatatatatatatatatatatatatatatatatatatatatatatatatatatatacacacacactcaGCTATTATTTTCAAAGCGGTTATACAatatcatttttcctttttttcctggTCACAAAATATGGGTGATTGACACAAAAGTGATTTTTGGGGGTTGATCATGAAATTTTATCACTGGAACTAATAATATTACTGAAATGACCCTAATATATATAGATGCgcatttaataaaataattaggaCTTACTACTCTAATTAGGTTGCACGGCAAAGATGGTGACAAGAGCAACCAAAATGGGTAAACTACG
Coding sequences within:
- the LOC104244399 gene encoding uncharacterized protein; the protein is MGFIMEFAENLILRLMEDPKERDRKFREHVYATKERCSKTREMWSYPLRPYGFWTFDRHNAQNFWDPQISQVPGRRDPYDDLLQDGASTSK